A DNA window from Phragmites australis chromosome 11, lpPhrAust1.1, whole genome shotgun sequence contains the following coding sequences:
- the LOC133884853 gene encoding protein RETICULATA-RELATED 4, chloroplastic-like yields the protein MAFPPPTSLSSSSPAPIHLRRQPVPSPPLHAALPFPRTLPLHFPSLRLARPHLPPLPLASSGSGGGDDDLPSGRGGGGGEGDGGSADGDGDGDGDGDDAFVNRREALFVLAQLGRKLESLPADLAAAVEGGRVPGEIVRRFADLEVSPVFRWLLQFGGFKERLLADDLFLTKVAIECGVGIFTKTAAEYEKRRENFVKELDFVVADVVMAIVADFMLVWLPAPTVSLQPPLAMNSGSITKFFYNCPDNAFQIALAGTSYSLLQRVGAIVRNGAKLFAVGTSASLIGTGVTNALIKARKAVSKDFAGEVENIPILSTSVAYGVYMAVSSNLRYQILAGVIEQRMLEPLLHRHKLVLSALCFAVRTGNTFLGSLLWVDYARWIGIQ from the exons ATGGCCTTCCCTCcccccacctccctctcctcctcctcccccgcccccatccacctccgccgccagcCCGTCCCCAGCCCGCCGCTCCACGCCGCACTACCCTTCCCGCGCACGCTCCCGCTCCACTTCCCCTCCCTCCGCCTCGCGCGGCCTCACCTACCTCCCCTCCCGCTCGCCTCCTcgggcagcggcggtggcgatGATGACCTTCCCTCgggcaggggaggaggaggaggtgagggcGATGGCGGCAGCgcggacggggacggggacggggacggggacggggacgacGCGTTTGTCAACAGGAGGGAGGCGCTGTTCGTGCTGGCGCAGCTCGGTCGGAAGCTCGAGAGCCTGCCGGCGGACCTGGCCGCCGCCGTGGAGGGCGGCCGCGTGCCTGGGGAGATCGTGCGGCGGTTCGCGGACCTCGAGGTGTCGCCCGTTTTCCGGTGGCTGCTCCAGTTCGGTGGTTTCAAGGAGCGCCTCCTCGCCGACGATCTCTTCCTCACCAAGGTCGCCATAGAGTGCGGCGTCGGCATCTTCACCAAG ACTGCTGCAGAGTATGAGAAAAGGAGGGAGAACTTTGTCAAAGAGCTTGACTTTGTGGTCGCAGATGTG GTCATGGCAATAGTTGCAGATTTCATGCTTGTATGGCTTCCTGCTCCAACTGTGTCTCTGCAGCCACCACTAGCCATGAATTCTGGATCCATTACTAAATTCTTCTACAACTGCCCAGATAATGCCTTCCAG ATTGCTTTGGCTGGGACATCATACTCACTTTTGCAGAGAGTAGGAGCTATTGTG AGGAATGGTGCAAAGCTTTTTGCAGTGGGAACTAGTGCCTCTCTG ATCGGCACTGGTGTGACCAATGCACTGATAAAAGCAAGAAAGGCTGTCAGCAAGGATTTTGCTGGTGAAGTTGAGAATATTCCAATTTTATCAACTAGTGTTGCATATGGTGTATACATGGCAGTTTCTAGTAACCTCAG ATACCAGATTTTGGCTGGAGTGATTGAACAGCGGATGCTTGAGCCACTATTGCACCGCCACAAACTAGTATTGAGCGCACTGTGTTTCGCAGTTCGGACAGGGAACACGTTTTTGGGTTCTCTACT GTGGGTCGACTATGCCAGGTGGATAGGCATACAATAA